The genomic DNA AAGAAGAAAGACTTGTTCACTCAAATAGTGGACCGGATAAAACAGAGAGCTATCAGTTGGTCTTCCAGATTTCTCTCGATGGCAGGCAAAATCACACTACTGAAATCTGTACTAACTGCCATGCCAACCTACACTATGTCTTGTTTCAAGATTCCAAATTCACTATGCAAGAGGATCCAAGCTGCACTTACCAGGTTTTGGTGGGACTCCAATAccggaaaaaagaaaatgacctGGATCTCCTGGAAAAAGATATCAAGATCATTTAAAAACggaggattagggtttagagaTATCAAAGTGTTCAATGATGCCCTTTTGGCAAAACAAAGCTGGAGACTACTTACCAAACCGGGAAGTCTACTTGCACGGGTGCTAAAAGGCAAATACTTCAAATCCTCATCTTTCCTGGAAAGTGAAACCCCAGGAAACGCATCTCATGGATGGAGAGGAATCTGTATAGGACGCGGGCTACTAAAGAAAAAACTGGGCAGACTAATAGGTAATGGGGAAGATACCTCTGTATGGTACAGTCCATGGCTATCACTCACATCCCCCTGCAGGCCCATAGGGCCCCCTACGAAACTCAACCAGAACTTAAAGGTATCAGAACTTATCCTACCAGATACAGGACAGTGGAATTTGGATCTTATCCGCACTGTTCTCCCGGGTTATGAAGAAGATATCAAAAAGATAATTCCAAGTACCTTAGGAGCAGCTGATGAATGGGCGTGGCTTCCACAAAACTCCGGAGTATATACAGTTAAATCTGGATATTATGAAACAATggcagagagagaggaagaataTCATATCAATCACCCATATGTTGTGGATGACTTTGATTGGAAAGCTCTCATCTGGAAGAAGGAAGTATCACCAAAAGTCAAAATGTTTCTGTGGAAACTAGCTCAAAACGCCTTACCAGTGGGAGAGAACCTCATCTACCGTCAGGTGGTCACAAATGCTTCATGTCCTCATTGCGGGAGCCCTGAGTCTGAACTCCACCTCCTATTCCAGTGCCCCTTTGCGGAACAAATATGGACACAAGCCCCGCTCTACCCCCGGATTCAGCCACCAACCCTCAACTCCATTCAGGAGGGTATATCCATTTCTGTTAAAGCGACCTGCCTCCCCCCGACCGGAATTAGGGCTGGTCCACTATCCCCATGGATCATGTGGGCAACCTGGACAGCAAGGAATCGTTTAATTTTCAATAAAGAAAAGCTGAAACCAGGAGACGTCCTATCTATTGCGATTACCCGAGCTAAGGAATGGCAGGAGGCGCAATTTGAGAAATCAAAACCACTTACCAAGACACGGAAGTTGGTCCCGCCTGCCCCAAGAAACTCAAACCACCGGATCTGCACAGATGTAGCGTGGAGAGAAGATGGATCAGCAGGTTTAGGATGGGAGATAAAGAACCCTCAGGAAGAACCAATCTGTGAAGGGTCTTCTTCAGCATCGCACGTCGTCACACCGTTGGTAGCCGAAGCTTTAGCAACTCTGATGGCAATCAAAGTTGCGATTGCATCGGACCTCACATCGGTATCCTTCGCTTCAGACTCGCTAACCCTTGTCAAAGCTATCAACAAAGAGATCCAAGTCAAGGAACTCTACGGGATTCTACACGACATCCTGAATTTATCCACTGCCTTTGCTTATGCTGTTTTCTGTTTCATCTCTAGAGATTTCAATCGTCGAGCCGATGCTTTGGCAAAAGAAGGCCTGTTGGCCGATCTAAACTCTGTTACTTAATTGATTGAAGGAAAACCCGGTTTagttcaaaaaaagaaataaaaaatattgtcaaaaaaCAATGAATTCTGCATGAAAATCAGAGCAGATCCGAGAAAAGCTTGGATATATAAAACATTCATTCACATTTTCGTAATAGCAAGGGGTCATATTAACGCATATAGCCTCCCCTAGATGTTACCTTTCGTGTCTGTTCACTGATTTTATACTATTATATTTGCAATACATCTTTTGCTTAAGTTATTGTGAATCCTGAAGACAGTGAAGTGAAGTGGAAAGATGCCCACACAGAcactaattatgatttttattactatttaattAATCAACTAAAGCACTAGTATTAGtttcttttagtgtttttacTTTGATGGAAAAATAATTGGAGTTAACCCTTGCTTGGTTTAAAAgcatattatatattacataaagtGTCCGTGGTCCAAGGATTACACAATTAGTTTTTGGAGTTCACTGTTGTTGTtagtcaatttatttttatatttccttCTTTATAATGGATAATTGTGAGATTCTTGTCAGCAATTTTAATATCATTTCAAAGCTCTTTATTTGCATAGTACATATAAATAGTCATTAAActatagaaaaaaatcaaaatttagtcATTAgtagttaatttttgtttcataagcAAACAAATTGAGAatcttttcaccaaaaaaaaaaaaacaaattgagaatCTAAATCATAAACCCACAGGCCCATTAGACCCATTAGACCAATGTTAGTGGTTAGTGACTACTTAGTGggttattattgtttatataatacAATTTTTGATGGTTGTAAACTTGTAAATGGGGAAGTCAGCATTATGATGGTTGACTGTGGAGTAGTTAAGAGTTAACAATGAAAAGGCCCCATGAGATGTAGACACGTGTAATTCTGATTTGGTAAGAGATCCTGTCTTGCTTGTTTTGCTTACCTTCTCCTAATTAACagggaaaaaaacaagatttgagttttaagaagccaactcaaaaccaaaacaaaaaatcaaaaagaatgCAAATGAGAGATGCAAATCCCAGGGTTATGTATGGTGTGATCATCACCGTGTACGTTGATCGTCAACCGACGACCGTCCAGTCGTTTCAAGGGAGAcgtaaaaaaaatgaagggGAGAGACGTGAGATCAGAAAGGCACGTGGATATGATCGGAGAGCGAATCTGTTAACGCATATTCAGCAGTTGAGAATGGGGATTCTTGCCGGTGATTCGAAACGCGGCGGAGAGAGTGACAACAAGCCTGAACGGCCGAACCCGAAGGTAACGTTTCTCTtattcattttcatatttgtttgggtttttaatttgacataataagcttttttatactttaattgGGCCAGATATGGGCCATGACTTATGTGTCGTCTCGAGTTACGTTTGTACTTAAACGCAAAGACTAAAAGAGCCTAAGTAAAGCAGTTGCGTCTGAATAATCTTCTGATTAGTGATGTTGACTATGATGATATTGGGTAGAGTAGATTATGTCAAAAGGTTCTTTGTAATAGTTAAGTAAATAACTGTTTTAAACCAGCTAAATTCGGATGTTAAGCAATttcaccttttttgttttgttgtgttgaTAAAAatggcagaagaagaaaagaaggtGGATAAGAAAAATGTTTCGTAAGTTCCGGTTACCATTTCGCCGGAAAAATAGGACGTGGAAATACCGCCAGTTCGatccagatgaagaagaaggagaagcaagGAGCAAAACTAATCACAATTCTGATCTTTGGGTACTTCcaacttttcttttctattcttttgctaCTAGTTAGTTAGTTCTAATTTAAACTTTGCTCTAATTAatcttcttttgtgtgtgttctgAATGAAGAATAAACTTAAACATGTGGTTGGAGGTTTATCACGCGGATGCTTACGAGGTAGAAGAGACTCCTGTAGACAAAATAAGGAATCATGATTCGGGATTTTTGTCCAAAGTTGATTGAGAtgtgaaacatttttttcttttcacatagcTTTTTTATTGTTCTTCCAGAACTTGAGGAAGATGTTGATCAAATcgatacaaagaaagaaaaaaaaaatgagaaatttgaaaAGAGGCATAAGAGAACATGCCACAGTAGAGAGTACAACAATGCAGAAACAATGATACAATTACACAGAATACataatttacatgaaaataaataaaagaaagggaCGACtgcgtgttttttttttcttttcaattccCTGTGTATGGCTACTTTGGCTAGTTATGTTAGCCTTTTTATACTGCTCCTGCAATTTTTAAGTCAAATGTAACCGTGGAGAGAGTTTGAGAAATATGCAGTGGGATTTGCTTCGGTTAAATTAAGAGTTACCGACCTCTATTGCCTGCCTCTCTGGTTCCTTGGAAAGAGCAAACGGCGAAGGGAACGGCTAGGAG from Camelina sativa cultivar DH55 chromosome 7, Cs, whole genome shotgun sequence includes the following:
- the LOC104702562 gene encoding uncharacterized protein LOC104702562, producing the protein MQMRDANPRVMYGVIITVYVDRQPTTVQSFQGRRKKNEGERREIRKARGYDRRANLLTHIQQLRMGILAGDSKRGGESDNKPERPNPKKKKRRWIRKMFRKFRLPFRRKNRTWKYRQFDPDEEEGEARSKTNHNSDLWNKLKHVVGGLSRGCLRGRRDSCRQNKES